The following DNA comes from Synechococcus sp. CC9616.
CGCAGAGCGGGGCGACAAGGATCCAATCGTGTTCGGCGGCGGTCCGGTGCTCACGGCCAACCCCGAACCTCTCGCCCCGTTCTTTGATGCCGTGCTTCTAGGAGATGGCGAACAGCTGCTGCCGGCATTCATCAACGCCCTGCAGAGCTGCCGGTCCGCCCCTCGAGAGGAACGACTGCGGTTGTTGTCGAAAGTGCCAGGTGTTTACGTCCCGGCGCTGTATATCCCCCGCTACGACAACAGCGGCCAGCTGGTGGGCGTGGATCCGATCGACGCCGATGTCCCGGCGACCGTTGAAAAGCAAACCTGGCGAGGAAACACGCTCAGCCACTCCGCGGTGATCACCCCTGACGCTGCCTGGCCCGACATCCACATGGTGGAAGTGGTGCGCAGCTGTCCGGAACTCTGTCGCTTCTGCCTGGCCAGCTATCTAACCCTGCCCTTCCGAACGGCTTCTCTGGATGACGGCCTGATTCCTGCGGTTGAAAAAGGCCTCATGGCCACCCGGAGGCTGGGTCTGCTTGGGGCATCGGTCACCCAGCATCCGCAATTCAATGATCTGCTCCACTGGCTGGATCAGGATCGCTTTGATGACACACGCGTCAGTGTGAGTTCGGTGAGAGCCGCCACGGTGACGCCAGAGCTGGGTCGAATCCTGGCGAAACGAGGCAGTCGCTCCCTCACCATTGCGATCGAAAGCGGCAGCCAGCGCATGCGGGAGCTGGTGAACAAGAAACTCAGCGGCGAAGAGATCCAGGCGGCGGCCAGCCATGCCCATCAAGGAGGACTCAAGGGTCTGAAGCTGTACGGGATGGTGGGACTGCCCAGCGAAACCGACGACGATGTGGACGCAACAGCTGAGCTGTTGCTCAACCTGAAAACATCAACCAAGGGATTGCGCTTCACGCTTGGTGTGAGCACATTCGTGCCCAAGGCCCAGACCCCGTTTCAGTGGCAAGGTGTGCGACCGGAAGCGGAGAAACGGCTGAAACGACTGGCCAAACGTCTCAAGCCGAAAGGCATTGAATTCCGTCCGGAAAGCTATGGCTGGAGTGTGATCCAGGCCATTCTCTCCAGGGGAGATCGTCGTCTGGCCCCGGTGATTGCCGCCGTTGGTGAATCGCGAGAAAGCATCGGTGGCTGGAAGAAGGCCTACAGAGCTGCTCTCAACCATGAGCTGGACCCCATGCCAGGCCCGGAACTGCCAGCACCATCTCCCTGGA
Coding sequences within:
- a CDS encoding radical SAM protein, whose protein sequence is MLAFPSTYSIGITSLGYQVVWATLAQRRDVDVRRLFTDQGDPLHRRCDLFGLSLSWELDGPVLPDMLNRQRIPIWSAERGDKDPIVFGGGPVLTANPEPLAPFFDAVLLGDGEQLLPAFINALQSCRSAPREERLRLLSKVPGVYVPALYIPRYDNSGQLVGVDPIDADVPATVEKQTWRGNTLSHSAVITPDAAWPDIHMVEVVRSCPELCRFCLASYLTLPFRTASLDDGLIPAVEKGLMATRRLGLLGASVTQHPQFNDLLHWLDQDRFDDTRVSVSSVRAATVTPELGRILAKRGSRSLTIAIESGSQRMRELVNKKLSGEEIQAAASHAHQGGLKGLKLYGMVGLPSETDDDVDATAELLLNLKTSTKGLRFTLGVSTFVPKAQTPFQWQGVRPEAEKRLKRLAKRLKPKGIEFRPESYGWSVIQAILSRGDRRLAPVIAAVGESRESIGGWKKAYRAALNHELDPMPGPELPAPSPWSDLVQDTWEASRILPWTHLRGPLSEETLRNHRDLALERHGSEENRRVRPAGSSPED